The following proteins are co-located in the Polymorphospora rubra genome:
- a CDS encoding ABC transporter ATP-binding protein, translating to MTDSAVLVRGLTKRYRDNLAVNNVDLNIAAGEIFALLGPNGAGKTTTVEILEGYRDRDGGEVEVLGADPQRAGRRWRYGIGIVLQDASDLSELTVRETVRHFARYYPNPRDPDQVIEQVGLAAKANSRVSTLSGGQRRRIDVAVGIVGNPALLFLDEPTTGFDPQARRQFWDLIRSLAQENGTTVLLTTHYLEEAENLADRVAVIVKGQVVAEGDPATLGGRAEAKATVSWLENGEHRTQEATDPGTLIAELTARHGGTVPGLTVSRPSLEDVYLDLIGSAQK from the coding sequence ATGACTGATTCCGCCGTGCTGGTACGCGGCCTGACCAAGCGGTATCGCGACAACCTCGCGGTCAACAACGTGGACCTCAACATCGCCGCTGGCGAGATCTTCGCTCTGCTCGGCCCGAACGGTGCGGGCAAGACCACCACCGTCGAGATCCTCGAGGGCTACCGGGACCGCGACGGCGGCGAGGTGGAGGTGCTCGGCGCCGACCCGCAGCGCGCCGGCCGGCGCTGGCGCTACGGGATCGGCATCGTCCTGCAGGACGCCTCCGACCTCAGCGAACTGACCGTCCGCGAAACCGTGCGGCACTTCGCCCGCTACTACCCCAACCCCCGCGACCCCGACCAGGTCATCGAGCAGGTCGGTCTCGCCGCCAAGGCCAACTCCCGGGTCAGCACCCTGTCCGGTGGCCAGCGGCGCCGCATCGACGTCGCCGTCGGCATCGTCGGCAACCCGGCGCTGCTCTTCCTCGACGAGCCGACCACCGGCTTCGACCCGCAGGCCCGCCGGCAGTTCTGGGACCTGATCCGCTCCCTGGCCCAGGAGAACGGCACCACCGTCCTGCTGACCACCCACTACCTGGAGGAGGCGGAGAACCTCGCCGACCGGGTCGCGGTCATCGTCAAGGGCCAGGTCGTCGCCGAGGGCGACCCGGCCACCCTCGGCGGGCGCGCCGAGGCCAAGGCGACCGTCTCCTGGCTCGAGAACGGCGAGCACCGCACCCAGGAGGCCACCGACCCGGGCACCCTGATCGCCGAACTGACCGCCCGCCACGGCGGCACCGTTCCCGGCCTGACCGTCAGCCGGCCCAGCCTCGAAGACGTCTACCTCGACCTGATCGGGAGCGCCCAGAAATGA
- a CDS encoding DMT family transporter — MAWLLLIISGVLETVWAIALGRSAGFTRPVPSLVFAVALVLSMAGLALALRDIPIGTGYAVWVGIGAVGTATVGMVALGEPATVARITCLLLVVAGVIGLKVFH, encoded by the coding sequence ATGGCATGGCTGCTACTGATCATCTCCGGCGTGCTCGAGACGGTGTGGGCGATCGCGCTCGGCCGCAGCGCCGGCTTCACCCGACCCGTACCGTCGCTGGTCTTCGCGGTCGCGCTCGTGCTCAGCATGGCCGGCCTCGCGCTCGCCCTGCGGGACATCCCGATCGGCACCGGCTACGCCGTCTGGGTCGGCATCGGCGCGGTCGGCACCGCCACCGTCGGGATGGTCGCCCTGGGCGAACCGGCGACCGTCGCCCGGATCACCTGCCTGCTGCTGGTGGTCGCCGGCGTCATCGGACTCAAGGTGTTCCACTGA
- a CDS encoding S1 family peptidase — protein sequence MRIRLTLAILATALTGALVAPSTAAAAPAPIIGGGTVASAPWAAAVFQNGSFACSGSLIHASWVLTARHCLGGTMSVRVGSVYYGSGGQTRSVSATYGQNDVALLRLSSAITSPSVVTLANANPPVGSTNQIYGWGRTCTNCAPSSQLKTATVGVTSLSATDAYGGPAIRSNRGNGVAWQGDSGGPQFYNGQQVGVCSTGNGSTLQNYASVAANRAWITAISGV from the coding sequence TTGCGCATCCGACTGACCCTGGCGATCCTCGCCACCGCACTCACCGGCGCCCTCGTCGCCCCCTCCACCGCGGCCGCCGCGCCCGCGCCGATCATCGGCGGCGGCACCGTCGCCTCGGCCCCGTGGGCCGCGGCGGTGTTCCAGAACGGCTCGTTCGCCTGCTCCGGCTCGCTGATCCACGCGAGCTGGGTGCTCACCGCCCGGCACTGCCTCGGCGGCACGATGTCGGTCCGGGTCGGTAGCGTCTACTACGGCTCCGGCGGCCAGACCCGTTCGGTCTCGGCCACCTACGGCCAGAACGACGTCGCCCTGCTGCGGTTGAGCAGCGCGATCACCAGCCCGTCGGTGGTGACGCTGGCCAACGCGAACCCGCCGGTCGGCTCGACGAACCAGATCTACGGCTGGGGCCGCACCTGCACCAACTGTGCCCCGTCGTCGCAGCTGAAGACCGCCACGGTCGGCGTCACCTCGCTCAGCGCCACCGACGCGTACGGCGGCCCGGCCATCCGCAGCAACCGCGGCAACGGCGTGGCCTGGCAGGGCGACTCCGGCGGCCCGCAGTTCTACAACGGCCAGCAGGTCGGCGTCTGCTCGACCGGCAACGGCAGCACCCTCCAGAACTACGCCTCGGTGGCGGCCAACCGGGCGTGGATCACCGCGATCTCCGGCGTCTGA
- a CDS encoding FUSC family protein, with translation MRGAAETKAGRRWSTPEMLRTRAARVWVHRRVVIQAGSAAGLAWFLAQYVMGHEMPFFAPISAVLVLGASAGQRLRRTVELVVGVAVGIFVGDLLIVLFGAGPLQLALVVGLAVGAALFLGSGALLINQAAASAVLIATLYPPSGGIYYTRWLDALIGGAVAFGVHALLLPGDPLATVGRAVGPVLDTLAEALTATGRALREADPAAADATLAGLRATEPLLQELTDALAGARETVAVSPIRWGDRSALGMYVTAAPHLDHAVRNARVLARRQRAALRTGEAGPPVLAEALDELAAAVRALHQDLDRGRESVDGRRHAVRAARLAGEVYAAGVGLSTAAIAAQVRSVAVDLMLASGLAEPAAHAALDPDGGPADRDD, from the coding sequence GTGCGTGGGGCTGCTGAGACGAAGGCCGGGCGGCGCTGGTCGACCCCGGAGATGCTGCGTACCCGGGCGGCCCGGGTCTGGGTGCACCGCCGGGTCGTGATCCAGGCCGGGTCGGCCGCCGGGCTGGCCTGGTTCCTCGCCCAGTACGTGATGGGGCACGAGATGCCGTTCTTCGCACCGATCTCGGCGGTGCTGGTGCTCGGCGCCTCGGCCGGCCAGCGGCTGCGCCGCACCGTCGAACTCGTGGTCGGGGTCGCGGTCGGCATCTTCGTCGGCGACCTGCTGATCGTGCTGTTCGGGGCCGGCCCGCTGCAGTTGGCGCTGGTGGTCGGTCTGGCCGTCGGCGCGGCCCTGTTCCTCGGCAGCGGTGCCCTGCTGATCAACCAGGCCGCGGCGTCGGCGGTGCTGATCGCCACCCTCTACCCGCCGTCCGGCGGCATCTACTACACCCGGTGGCTCGACGCGCTGATCGGCGGCGCGGTGGCGTTCGGCGTACACGCGCTGCTGCTGCCCGGGGACCCGCTGGCCACCGTCGGCCGGGCGGTCGGCCCGGTGCTGGACACCCTGGCCGAGGCGCTGACCGCGACCGGCCGGGCGCTGCGCGAGGCCGACCCGGCGGCGGCCGACGCGACGCTGGCCGGCCTGCGGGCCACCGAACCGCTGCTGCAGGAGTTGACCGACGCGCTGGCCGGCGCCCGCGAGACGGTCGCGGTGTCACCGATCCGCTGGGGCGACCGGTCGGCGCTCGGCATGTACGTCACCGCCGCGCCGCACCTCGACCACGCGGTACGCAACGCGCGGGTGCTCGCCCGCCGGCAGCGGGCCGCGCTGCGTACCGGCGAGGCGGGGCCGCCGGTGCTGGCCGAGGCGCTCGACGAGTTGGCCGCCGCGGTCCGTGCGCTGCACCAGGACCTGGACCGGGGGCGGGAGTCGGTGGACGGCCGTCGGCACGCGGTCCGGGCCGCCCGGCTCGCCGGCGAGGTGTACGCCGCCGGGGTGGGCCTGTCGACGGCCGCGATCGCGGCGCAGGTCCGCTCGGTCGCGGTCGACCTGATGCTGGCCTCCGGGCTGGCGGAGCCCGCCGCGCACGCTGCCCTGGACCCGGATGGCGGTCCCGCCGACCGGGACGATTGA
- a CDS encoding cytochrome P450 encodes MTIGETLRTYPFEPFHGDLPDELLRMVWAEPVSRVELPGGRPAWLVVGYDEVCTVLADARFTRHGDPYPTGAPDTGGGCPVRELSMNGPAHTSLRRLAARAFTARRVEAYRPRVQQITDELLDEMVAGGSPADLIAGLVAPLPVRVICEVLGVPLADRDRFAEWTAAILAIAGQDSPEAVQAVAELRAYLAGRLAAKREHPGDDLFSAWLAAQAEDELSDEEIVGLAVGVLIGGREINSTSAGLRALFLHPEQLDRLRADPGLLPAAVDEILRWTSVSPMFLPQTAVADVELAGHLIRAGDTVMAVPWAANRHPDVFPDPGAFDIGRPQNPHLAFGHGPHFCLGAALGRLQIEVAIGTLLRRFPALRPAVPLDELPWRQERINCGIAEFPVAW; translated from the coding sequence ATGACGATCGGTGAAACGCTGCGCACCTATCCCTTCGAGCCGTTCCACGGCGACCTGCCCGACGAGTTGCTCCGGATGGTGTGGGCCGAACCGGTCAGCCGGGTGGAGCTGCCCGGCGGCCGGCCGGCCTGGCTGGTCGTCGGCTACGACGAGGTGTGCACGGTGCTCGCCGACGCGCGGTTCACCCGGCACGGCGACCCCTACCCCACCGGCGCACCGGACACCGGCGGCGGCTGCCCGGTCCGGGAACTGAGCATGAACGGGCCGGCGCACACCAGCCTGCGCCGGCTGGCCGCCCGGGCGTTCACCGCCCGCCGGGTCGAGGCGTACCGGCCCCGGGTGCAGCAGATCACCGACGAGCTGCTCGACGAGATGGTGGCCGGCGGCAGCCCGGCCGACCTGATCGCCGGGCTGGTCGCGCCGCTGCCGGTCCGGGTCATCTGCGAGGTGCTCGGGGTGCCGCTGGCCGACCGTGACCGGTTCGCCGAGTGGACGGCGGCGATCCTGGCCATCGCCGGGCAGGACTCCCCCGAGGCGGTCCAGGCCGTCGCCGAGCTGCGCGCCTACCTGGCCGGGCGGCTGGCCGCCAAGCGGGAGCACCCCGGCGACGACCTGTTCTCGGCGTGGCTCGCGGCACAGGCCGAGGACGAACTCAGCGACGAGGAGATCGTCGGGCTGGCGGTCGGCGTACTCATCGGCGGGCGGGAGATCAACTCGACCAGCGCCGGCCTGCGCGCCCTGTTCCTGCATCCCGAGCAGCTCGACCGGCTGCGCGCCGACCCGGGGCTGCTGCCGGCCGCGGTCGACGAGATCCTGCGCTGGACGTCGGTCAGCCCGATGTTCCTGCCGCAGACCGCGGTCGCCGACGTGGAACTGGCCGGGCACCTGATCCGGGCCGGCGACACGGTGATGGCCGTGCCGTGGGCCGCGAACCGGCACCCGGACGTCTTCCCCGATCCGGGCGCCTTCGACATCGGGCGCCCCCAGAACCCGCACCTGGCCTTCGGACACGGCCCGCACTTCTGTCTCGGGGCGGCGCTCGGCCGGCTCCAGATCGAGGTGGCGATCGGCACCCTGCTACGCCGCTTCCCGGCGCTGCGGCCGGCGGTCCCGCTGGACGAACTGCCGTGGCGGCAGGAGCGGATCAACTGCGGGATAGCGGAGTTTCCGGTCGCCTGGTGA